The Silene latifolia isolate original U9 population chromosome X, ASM4854445v1, whole genome shotgun sequence genome contains the following window.
TGACCCCAAATTATTTGCTCAATCAAGTTCCTTTAGTTTCAATTAGTTTCTTAGCCCCACGCGTTCTGTATGttgcaattaaatcaattaatacACTATGTTCATCTACAGTTCAATTTTTTGCAATAAACAAAATAATTTATGTCGTGACTCTGTCTTGTCTATTTGTAATCTAGAGTTTATGTCACAGTAAGTGGACTATATATCTGATGTAGTAAATCAGatgatatagtttttgagcattaagataaagtttttgaattttattttaaaaattatgagttttgttagaaaatttttgagtTCATTgttttaaacataaaattaaaaaaattacaatataaatcaaaaatattacatataagctcagaaaaatttgagttttgacgtcaAAAAACTAACATGTAAGTTTTAAACTTTATAAagctcgaaaaaaatacacaaaaactcaaatatATATGGAGTCTGATGTAATACATCCGATGTATAATCCTTTTTCTCGTTTATGTCATCCTATACTCCGTATTTAGGAATCGTTTGGTTACTCTCTACACACACGGGAACTTCCATtgatgtgaattgcaaaatgggtaaGTTGTTTTGTAATCTCAGTTCACATGAATTACAACCTCCCTGAACTCTAATTCCCCTTAATGAATGGAGGAAGTTGGTTACCTAATTCCCAGGTAAATGAGATTGCCTACATGAATTACAATTCTTTTACGCAATCAAACAACATTTTCTATTTCACGTGAATTCTAAAATCACGTAATGTGTAACTTCCTAGGCATTGCAAATTCTCGCTTGCAACCAAATGACTCACAATTATGAAAACTACCGGTGGCTGGGACGTATTATCTCAAGCTAATTATTGAGTAGTATTGGATTACTAATGATCATGATTTATTCTTCACGTACAGTACACCCGAGTTTAAATTAGTCTTATTTCACTAAAACGATATTTTCCTCGCTTTAACACGATATTTCACTTTATAATCTTAGTGTTTCAAGGATTCTCGTATACGGCAAAAATAAGGGGAGTTAAATATGTACATGACCTTGGTTTTGTATTTTGGAATGATCAAAAATTTTATTCCAGTGTGTTAAAATTGCTAAAATTCATTGAATGAATGTTATTTCACAATATCAACTAACACGTCCAAATTAGCGACATTTATCTCCCTTAATACAAGGAAAAAATACTTGCAAATTTTTGAAGTTTAAATTCTAGTTGTATCCTCATAAGTTGTAGGCTAAATATGAACATGTTGTGGCAGGATAGAGATGGAAATTTGGCAGCTGGTGCAATTGCAAACCTCGTTGATATCGTTGGCAATGCCTTGATTTACAAAGTTAACAAACCTATGAATGTGTCCGTTAACATGTGCATCTCTTACCTGTCCAATGCCAAGCTTGATGTGAGTCCCTTGTGTTAGctacaacacaaattctcatttgaaACGCGTTTAAGCTTTGTTAACGTCTTACAACCGATTTAAATAAtggtaaaaaaataaaaagtggTTGTGAAATGTTACAAGTATCTTTTCGTCACAAGTAACTAAGTAAGAATAGTTGTGGTCGCAAAACCCAAGTCTAACCATGTTCTATTTAGTTTACTATCGGCAGCAAACAAATATTACTTTGATCTCTTTCGTAGTTCAGATGTACACGTTATCATATGCTTGATTCATCGTATATGTAAATTTAAGACATCTTGAACTTTATCCTCATGACATTCTTTATGATTTTTTTAAATTAAGCTAAACATGTATACATTTTATCTATGTCGACTTTGCGAAAATTgtatttgattttgaaacatcTATACTTTGACAGGATGAGTTGGAGGTGACATCGAGACTCTTAGGCAAAATTGGAGCGGTATCCGGGACTTCCGTCATCATTAAGAACAAAGCATCAGGAGACATTGTTGCTGAAGGACGACATTCATTATTTAGCAAACTTTAAAGCGTTAACTAGCAAAACTTGTATGTGACCGTATTGAAAGCAAGCAAAGAAAATTCACAATACTTACTTGTGACGGTTATAAGTTTTGGCCGCACTGACAACCGAGTTAATGTGACTATCACAAGTGAGACTTGTTGAAGAAAATTAACGAAGCTTGTGGTTGGAAGCAATTTTTGTTGACTAGCACTCCCTAAATAAACTTATGTGATACTTCGTACAAGACTTGTAGCAGTAGCAAAATAACAATATGTTCTATGAGACTCCATAAAACTAAGCTATACTAAGAATCACAATTCAAAATCCAACATACAGGAAGAAATATGATCTTTACAAATCCTTACTTATACAAAACATAATCCacatatataaaatatttacGGATTTAAAGTGCGCAGACCAGTGAGACCATTACACATACCTCCTTAAAATCTCCCTTTCTTTCAGTCATTTATTTAGCTATTTTATTTTGGTATCCCAGTGAATTCTTTACgtaggaaggattgatttaacacTTATTAAAGTATATACGTTAAGTAGCATCTAGCATTGTTAAACAAGATGTTTAGGCCCGTAAGTTtggagtctagtggttaaaaTTTGGGTAAAATTCCCAGGAAACCCAAGTTCAAGTCTTCCCAAGAGCAAAAAATTTGTGGAGCATTCTTGGCTTGAGTCCATGCCTAATAGACTTCGAGCATGTCATTCTCGGGTGGCTTACCTAGTTATACGTGGTTTGCAGACTATCACGTACAACCAAGAGTTTATCCAGTACACATCAAAAATA
Protein-coding sequences here:
- the LOC141621224 gene encoding uncharacterized protein LOC141621224 → MIDFTITSILLKSEAKIMERAQQLVALSEEESESVSRVAVNPHEFQVGPSFYEDFALRGIRVNRVEPGIIFCSFKVPPRLIDRDGNLAAGAIANLVDIVGNALIYKVNKPMNVSVNMCISYLSNAKLDDELEVTSRLLGKIGAVSGTSVIIKNKASGDIVAEGRHSLFSKL